The following DNA comes from Novosphingobium sp. PP1Y.
CCAGGTGATAGCCATCGCCGCAGACATTTTCGACCGGCAGCTTCCAGTTGGTGTTCAGCACCATCTTCTGGGTTTCGCCGACCAGCGAGGTGCCGCCGGGCAAGGCATCGAGCCAGACGTCGAGATAGAATTTTGCATCGCCCAGATAGTCCTCAAGCAACGGCGCGGCGGGATCGAAGCAGCCGAAGATCAGCCCCTTGTATTCGGCAACCTGCGCGACCGGGACAAGCCCGAACTTGCTGCGGTCGAGTTCGCCGAAATAGGCTTCGTTTTCGAGCGGGACGCCCGCCAGCGCGCCATCGGGGGCGAACGACCAGCCGTGATAGTTGCACGTGAAGGACCGGGCATTGCCGCGGTCGGCGCGGCAGATGCGGTTGCCGCGGTGGGTGCAGGTGTTGAGGAAGGCCTTCACCGAGCCGTCCTTCTGCCGGACGACGATGACTTCGTCTTCGCCCATGTAGGTGCGGAAGAAGTCATTGGGCTGCGGAATCTGGCTGGTGTGGGCAAGGAACAACCAGCACCGGTCGAACACCCGTTCTAGTTCCTGGCGATAGACTGCTTCGTCCGAATAGATCGCGCGCGATTGGCGGCCCGTGCTTGTGTCGATCAGACCTGCGACATCCATACTGCCTTCTCCTCTCCTCCGATGGACCTCCCGGCTTGGTGCAGGCGGTTCCACGTGGCAAAGGTTAAAGCAAAGTTCATGCCAAGTTGAAAAATAACCCGGTGACCCGCGATAGGGCGCGTCGCGCTTTGGCTCAATTGGTTGCGGCGATTGCTATTTTCGTCAAATTTTCGGAAAATCGTGGCGCAAGAATGACATTTTGGTAAGAGTGCAACGATGAAGCTCCTTCCCGGCTATGCCGACCTGACCAACCGTCTGCGCTTTTCGCCAGAGCAGGGCCGCATCTGGCGCGACAGCGAACGGTGCGTGCTGTTGAGCCAATCGGCCCTGACCACGCTGCGCAGCCAGCTGGTGGCGCAGATCGGCCAGGCCAGGGCACGGCAGCTGTTCTGGGAAATGGGTTTTGCCGAGGGTGCGCGCTGCGCGGTGGAGGCCAAGGAACTGCGGCCCGACCGGGACTTTCTCGAAGCCTTTGCTTTCGGGCCCCAGGCCCATGCCCTGACCGGGTTTGGCTGGACCGAGATCGAGACGCTCGACAGCGATTCCGCCAGCGGCCACTTCCGCGGCAGTTTCCTTGTCCACGACGCGATCGAGGCGGCGATCCATCTGGCGACCGACGGGGTCAGCGCAGATCCGGTCTGCTGGCTGCAAACCGGGTTTGCGAGCGGATTTGCCAGTACGTTCGCCGGTCAGCCAATCGTGATGCGCGAGATCGAGTGCCAGGGCATGGGCGACGCCGCATGCCTGCTGCATGCCAGGCCTGAAGCCGAATGGCCCGAGCTTGACGACGTAGAGAATTCGGCGGTGCCGCTGGCTGCACCATGCCGGCGGTCCGATTCGCAGGAAATCGTTCCGGGCGTGTCGGCAGGCTATCATGCTGTGCGCAACATGATCGAGCGCGCGGCGGGGACCGATGCCAGCCTGCTGTTTCTGGGCGAAACCGGAGTGGGCAAGGAAGTGTTCGCCAAATTGGCGCACCGCTTGAGTCTCAGGAAGGATGCGCCCTTCGTCGCGCTCAATTGTGCGGCGATACCCGAAGGGCTGATCGAGGCGGAATTGTTCGGTGTGGCGAAGGGGGCCTACACGAGCGCGGTTGCGAGCCGCCCGGGCCGGTTCGAGTTGGCACATGGTGGGACGCTGTTTCTCGACGAAATCTCGATGCTTTCGCCGTTGGCCCAGAGCAAGGTCTTGCGGGCCATTCAGGAAGGCGAATTCGAGCGAGTCGGCGATACTAGGACAACCAGAGTCGATGTGCGGTTGCTTGCGGCATCCAATGTCGACCTTGAACAGGCCGTGGACGAGGGGAATTTTCGCGCCGACCTGTTCTTCCGCCTCGCGACCCTGCCGATCCGGGTTCCGCCGCTGCGGCAGCGCCGCGAGGACATTCCCGGCTTGATGGAACATTTTCGGGCGAAATATGCCCTGCGCCACCATCGCAAGGCGACTGGCTTCACCGCTCGATCAATCAATGCCCTGCTGATGCACGATTTCCCTGGCAATGTCAGAGAACTGGAACGCATGGTCGAGCGTGCGGTCCTGCTGGTGGACGAAGGCGAGGCGATCGACATCCGGCACCTGTTCCTTGGCTCGGATCGTGGGCGAATCAGGGCGGGACTGGCCCTGACCGACGACGGGCGGGTGGCAGGCACCGAAACTGGCCCGGACCAGACCCAGTCGATCAGCCAGTTGGTGGGCCTGTTGCGGGAAAACGGGGAAGGGCTGAAAGCAGTCGAAAGCATGATGGTTCGGGCAGCACTCGAAGCTGCACGCGGGAATGTGGCGCAGGCGGCACGGGACCTGGGCCTGACCCGCCGGCAGCTTGCCTCGCGGCTGGAAAAAATGGGACTATAGGGCGCGAGCGCCAATACCCGCCTCTTGCGACGAATTGTATAATATGCAAAGATTGTCAGTTGATGGGGATGCCGTGGGCAGTCCGGATGAGGCAAACAGAAATATGGGAGAAAACTTGGTGCGCTCGATTGCGGTAGTTGGTGCAAATCTGGCCGGTGGGCGGGCGGTCGAAGCCTTGCGTCAGTCCGGGTTCGATGGACGGATCGCCCTGATCGGCGAAGAACCGTGGCGTCCCTACGAGCGGCCGCCGCTGTCCAAGGAAGTGCTGTGGGATCCGGCCAATGTTCCGGACAACTTCTTCCTGCAGGACGAAGCCTGGTACGAGGACAACCGGATCGACATGCGGCTGGGCATACGCGCCGAAGCGATCGACCTTGTCAGCGGCGGCGTGCGTCTGGCGGGCGGCGAACTGGTGCAGGCGGACCGGATACTGCTCGCCACGGGCGGCCATGCCCGCAAACTCAACCTTGCCGGAGCCGATTGCGCCAACGTCCACTACCTGCGCACGCGCGACGATGCGACCCGCATGGCGCTTGACCTGCGCGAAGGGGCCAGCATCGTGATCGTCGGCATGGGCGTGATCGGTGCAGAAGTCGCCGCCAGCGCGGTGAAGCTTGGCTGCAAGGTCACCGTCGTCGAGCCGATGCCGGTGCCGATGGAGCGCGCACTCGGCCGGCGCTTTGGGCAATGGCTGGGCGATGAACATCGCAAGCGGGGCGTGACGACCCACTTCAACTGCGGCGTGACCGGCTTCAGGTTTGCCGACAACCGCGTGAGCGCGGTCGAGACGGACGATGGCACGGTGATCCCCTGCGATGCCGTCATCGTGGGGGTGGGGATCGTGCCGGCCACTTCGCTGGCCCGCGATGCCGGGATCGAGGTCAACAACGGGATCATCGTCGATCGCCGCTGCCAGACCAGCAATCCGGCAATATTCGCGGCGGGCGACGTGGCCGAGCAGGACGGGTTTTTCGGCGGACGGTTCCGCCAGGAAACCTACCAGAACGCGGCGGACCAGGCGCAGGCGGCCGCCCTCGCGATGCTGGGGCAGGAGGTCTCCTACTGCAAGCCGATGTGGTACTGGAGCGACCAGTTCGATCTCAACATCCAGTTCTGCGGGCAGATTCCGGTGGAGGCCGAGGTGGCGATCCGTGGCGAGATGGACAGCAACGCCTTCGTCGCCTTCTTCCTGGCGGGCGAGACGATCGAAGGTGTTCTGACCGTCAATCGCGCCCCTGACATGGGGGTTGGCAAGCGGCTCGTCGAACGCCGGGCCCGCGCCAGCGCGGCAAGCCTAGCCGACGCGGGCGTGTCCTTGCGGGATCTGCTCAGGCAGGCTGGCTGATTTGGGGGCGCCGCGCTCAGCCGACGCCGCCTCCAGCCACGAAGAGCGTCTGGCCCGTGATATAGGACGCATCGTCGGAGGCGAAGAAGCAGATGGCTGCGGCCAGTTCCTCGGGCTCGCCAAACCGGGCCATCGGCGTATCGCGCAAGGTCTGCTCCATCACCTGGCCGAACCCAACGCGATCGGCTTCGGTGGGCGGAGCCGGGTTGCGCGGGGTGACCCTGGTCACGTTCACCCCGCCCGGCGCGACACAGTTGACCCGGATGCCGCTGGCTTCGAGTTCGAGCGAAAGGGCAGCGGTCAACGCGGCGACGCCGCCCTTTGCGGCGGCATAGGGGGCCCGGTTGACGCCGCGTGTCGCAACCGACCCGATGTTGACGATCGCGCCACGCCCTGCCGCCAGCATGTGGGGCAGAACCGCGTGGCAGCACCACAGTGTCGGCCACAGCGACCGGTTGATTTCCGCGATGATTTCCTGCGGGGTGTAGTCCCAGTAGGGCTTGGCCCAGATCGTTCCGCCGACGTTGTGGACGGCAACGTCGATTCGCCCGAAGCGCTCGATGACCGCCTGATACAGTTCGACCGCGCCGTCACAGTGCTCCAGGTCCACCGCGACTGCCATGGCCTCGCAGCCATCCGCCTTGAGCAGGCCGACGGCTGCCTCTGCCGCTTCGCTCGCCCGGTCCGCGATCACGACAGCCGCACCTTCAGCTGCCAGACGTTTTGCAGTCGCCAGACCGATTCCCTGCGCCCCGCCTGTCACCACCGCCACCTTGCCATGAAATCGCTTGAGCACAGTCACGTCCAGTCGCTCCCCCATGAGTCTGTCCCGGGCGAAACCGGACCCGGTCGATTTTTCGGCAAATCCGGCCACTGGCGGCGAGAATCCGATAATAGGACTTGAAGTGGCATAAGGAAAAGCATTACACAATGGGTAACGACCCGCTTTGGCGGGGATATTTTCATTGGGAGAGCATAAACCATGGCCAAGACCCTGTTGAGCGCCGCCGATGTCAAGGGCGCCTGGGCAATCATTCCGACCCCGGCCAAGGACAACGCTTCGGATTGGCGGGCAACCAAAACGGTCGATCTCGACGAAACCGCGCGCGTGGTCAACGGACTGATCGACGCCGGGATCAACGGCATCCTGAGCATGGGAACGCTTGGCGAAGCGGCAACCATGACCCATGACGAAAAGCTCGATTTCATGAAGGCGCTGGTCGATGCGGCGGCTGGCCGGGTTCCGGTCTTCGTCGGCACGACTTGCATCAACACCCGCGATACGGTGGCGCTGACGCGCGAAGCGCTTGCTCTCGGCGCCGACGGAACGATGCTCGGCGTGCCGATGTGGTGCGCGCCTAGCCTCGACGTTGCTGTCCAGTTCTACAAGGACGTGGCAGAGGCCGTGCCGGAAATGAACATCGCGATCTATGCGAACCCGGAAGCCTTCAAGTTCGATTTCCCGCGCTCGTTCTGGGCGCAGGTCGCGGAAATCCCGCAGGTGGTGACGGCCAAGTACATCGGCGTCGGCAACCTGCTGCCGGATCTGGCCGCGATCCGTGGCCGGATCAAGCTGCTGCCGATCGACTTCGACTATTACGGCGCGGCGCGGATGGATGATTCGATCGATGCGTTCTGGTCGAGCGGGGCGGTCTGCCATCCCCTGGTGACGACGACCCTGCGCGATCTGGTCGCCAAGGCCCGCGCGAGCGGCGACTGGAGCGCGGCCAAGGCGTTCATGGGCCGCCTCGGTCCGACGGCGGCTCCGCTGTTCCCGAACGGCAGCTTCAAGGAATTCTCGACCTACAACATTCCGTTGGAAAAGGCGCGGATGGATGCCGGCGGCTGGATGAAGGCGGGGCCGGTGCGTCCGCCCTATCACCTCTGCCCCGAGCCCTATCTTGCGGGCGCGCGCCAATCCGGTCAGATGTGGGCCGAACTGGGCAAGGCGCTTGAAGCCGAAGCCTTGGGGGCTGCCGCCTAGGAGGATTGCTATGACCGAGACTGGATTGACCTGGCCCAAGAACTTCAACGAGATTCCCAAAGCGGCGTTCACGCGCAAGGACATCTATGCGGAAGAGATGAAGCGCATCTTTTTCGGGCAGGAATGGCATCCTGTCGCGCATGAAAGCGAATTGCCCAATCCGGGCGATTTCAAGACCTTCCGCCTGGCCGGCGTTCCACTGCTGATCGCCCGCGACATGGAAGGCGTGGTGCGGGTGTTCTACAATGCCTGTTCGCATCGCGGCAACCAGCTCGAAACCGCAGTGATGGGGAACAAGACCGAGTTCGAATGCCCCTATCACCGCTGGTTGTTCGATGCGAAGGGCGACCTGGTCGGTTGCCCCAACCATCGCGATTTCCTGCCCGGCTTTGACAAGTCCGACTATCCTCTAGCGCAGCCGCGGTTCGACAGCTTCTACGGTCTTATTTTCGTGACTCTGTCGGCGGAAACCGAAACGTTGCGGGAATTCCTCGGCGATGCGCAGAACACCTTGCGCGAACTGATGGGCGGGGACGGCAAGCTCAGACTGCTGGGCTACCAGAAGGTGCGGTACGACAGCAACTGGAAGTCCTATACCGACAACGACGGCTATCATGCACCGTTGCTCCATCAGGCATTCAAGCTGCTCAATTGGCAAGGCGGCAAGGGACGCCAGTTCGCCGCAACGAAACATGGCCACATCTGCTTCGAATCGGCGCTGTCGGTGGTCAGTGGTCCGACGGTGCTCAAGGACGATTCGCTGATCGCCTTCAAGGGGCAGGATCCGGCGGTCGGATCGCGCATCGTTTCGCTCTTTCCGACCTTCGTTTCGACCAAGCATCTCGACGTGATCAACCTGCGCTTCGCGACCCCGGTCGACGAGGAGACGGTGGAAGTGCACTACGCCTATTTCGCGCACCAGGACGACGATGAGGACATGGTCCGCCATCGCCTGCGGCAAAGTTCCAACCTGCTGGGTCCGTGCGGTCTGATCAGCATGGAGGACGCATCGATCTTCCATCGCATCCATATCGGCAACCACACGCCCGGCAATGCGATTTTCCAGAAGGGCGTGCACGACCAGTCGAAGCTGGAGTCGGAGTTCCTCCAAAACGACGAGAGCGGCAATCTTCCCCGCTGGGAATATTACCGATCGGTGATGGGTTTCGAGAGGGCCGAGGCATGATGCAAACCGACACTGCGCTCGAAGCCGCGCTCGATGCCCTCTTGCTGGCCGATGCCAGCGCGCTCGATGGCAAGGACATGCAGGGCTGGCTGGCCAACTATTCCGAGGAAGACGAGGCTTCCTACATCTGCCGTTCGGCCGAAAATTCGGAAAACGGTCTCGCCCTGGGGTTCATGTACGACGATTGCCGATCCCGGCTCGAGGATCGCGTCACCTTCGTCAACAACATCTGGGTCGGGACCTTCCAGGACTATCGCACCCGCCACTTTGTCCAGCGCGTCGAGTACCGGCGCGTCGATGCCGCGACCATTTCGGTGCGATCGAATTTCTCGGTGTTCATGACGCCCACCGACAGCGGCATCACCCAGGTCCTGGCCGCGGGTCAATATCTGGATACCGTCCGTTTGGACAAGGCCGGCGGATTGAAGTTGCTGTCCAGACGGGCCGAACTCGATACGTCCGTGCTTCCCCGGTACCTGGTCTATCCAATTTGACATTGGCTTTGAGCATCTCTGGCATTGACGGGCCGGGCTAGAATTTCTGAAAGATCGCAAATAAATGATAATCGACGCCCATGCTCACCTTGTCGCGCCTGCAGCGCTTTATTCGCACAGAAGCAACCTCGTCGTTTCTGGGGGGCAATATGGCACCAGCTATCGTGCGCAGGTACCCGATCGTCTGCTGGAAGAGAGCGCGGAACAGAATGTCAGGATTATGGATGCAGTGGGGACCGACCTGCAGCTGCTTTCCCCGCGACCTTTTCTGACCTTGAATGGCACCGCCAGGTGGAATGATATCGTCGACTGGACATGTGACACAAACGACATGATTGCCCGGACGATTCGGATGCATCCGAACCGCTTCCGGGGAGTGGGAGCCTTGCCACAGCAAGCGGGGCGACCGGTCACTTCGTTGTTCGATGAAATCGAGCGGGTGGTGGACGAGCTTGGTTTCGTGGGCGTCTTGCTGAACCCTGACCCGAGTGAGGGGATGAACGGATCGCCTCCGCTCGGCGATCCCTATTGGTACCCGTTGTACGAGAAATTGTGTGAGTTGGATCTTCCCGCTCATATTCATTCGGGACAATGCTGCAACGGGCGCGAGACCTATGATGAGCATTTCATTGCAGAAGAGGGACTTGCGATTACCTCCATCTACCGGGCCGACGTGTTCGACCGGTTTCCCGATCTCAAGTTGATGATTAGCCATGGCGGCGGTCCCATTCCCTATCAGATCGGACGGTGGCGCTCACACCGGGAAATGGCTCGGGCCCAAGGACGCGTCGCTGCCGATGCGCCCCAATTCGATGAAATTCTCCGAAAATTCTGGTTTGATACGGTCCTTCATAACCCGGATTCGCTCGCACTTCTGTTCAAGACCGTCGGACACGACAGATGCTGTTTCGGAACCGAAAGACCCGGATCGGGAGACGGTATCGATCCTGTTTCAGGGCGCCACTACGACGATCTCAAGCCGGTGATCGAGGCGCTTCCTTCACTTGATCAGGCTGCGCTAAACGGTGTTTTCGAAGGCAATGCCCGTCGATTGTTTTCGCGTCTCGACGTTTGATTACGTGCCTGGCGATGATGCAGATTTTCCGCGACTTCGGGTAATTCGACAGTTCGCTCTCAAGGATTGGGATCGTGACACGACGCAGCATCGAAGTTGAAGGCCTTCACCATTCCGGCAATCCGATCCCTGCCGCGAGCCGGGTGGACCGTCTTGTCGTGACAGGTGGGGTCTACGGTTTGGATCCGGCAACCGGTGAAGTGGCGGTGGAGGCTGCCGATCAAGTCCGCCTGACGTTTTGGCAACTGGGCCGGATTTTGGCAGCCGCAGGTGCGTGTTTCGACGATGTTGCCAAACTGACCTTCTATGTGAAGACGAAAGAACTTCGGCCGACAATCAACGAATGGTGGCTCACCCACTTTCCCGATCCTTACTCGCGGCCGGCCCGGCATATGCTGGTTTACGATGACCTCCCGGGCAAAATCCTGATCCAGTGCGAAGCGATGGCGATTGTGCCGGACGATGCCTGAAGACATCCCCCCTTCGTCTTGTTTTGTTGCTGCCCAGAGTGTCGCCGATTTTGACACTTGCACCATTTCAGACGCGCTCGACAAACTCGGTTTCCGCGGCGCCGTCGCGGGAATCGTCCGGTTGACCGCAAACAGACAACGAATTGCCGGCAGGGTTGTCACCGTGAAACTCGGACCCGCGATGGAAGGACTGCCCAAACGGCACTTGGGTGCCTCTGCCATAATGGCGGCACAACCGGGCGAGATAGTGGTGGTCGAACATCGCGGCAGGACCGATGCCTCGGGCTGGGGTGGCTTGCTGAGCCGGGGAGCGCTTCGGAAAGGCATTGCGGGGGTGATCGTCGACGGAGCCTGTCGCGATCTGGATGAAAGCAGCGAGCTTGGATTCCCAGTCTTCGGCCGCGCAGTTGTTCCCCTTACAGCGCGCGGACGGGTCGCGGAGCATGACTGGGGCTGCCCCGTCACAATCGGCAGCATTGTGGTCAATCCCGGCGATTGGGTTGTCGCGGATGGAAGCGGAGTCGTGTTCGTCGAGCAGCAGCACCTGGACAAAGTGCTGGCGGAGGCGGAGCGCATTCAGGGCCGCGAAACAGCCATGATCACCGCGCTTGAGCAAGGCGCTCCAATCGATCGGGTGATGGGCGCGAACTACGAAGATATGTTGAAATAGGCGGTGAAAGCTATGATCGAGGAAGCACTTGTTACGCGACTGAATGCAGTGGGCGTAACCGCTTTGTCCGATGCGCTGGATCGCCTGGCGATCAGCGGCCAGGCGATTGGCATCCTGCCGGTAGCACGGGGGATGAAGTTTGCGGGACCAGCCTTCACGGTTCAGATGCTTCCAGTCGGACTGACGCAGGGAATAGTCGGAGACTATATCGACGACGTGCCGAAGGGCGCAGTGGTTGCAATCGACAACGGCGGTAAGTTAAATCAGACCGTCTGGGGTGATATCTTGACCCGTGTGGCGCACAGAATGGGCGTCGCGGGGACGGTGATCGATGGGGTCTGTCGCGACAGCGATTGCTGTGTTTCGCTGGATTACCCGGTGTTTTCCCGCAGCGTCACAATGCGGACTGCCAAAGATAGATCCACAGCGCACGCCTATGATGTGCCCATTCAACTTGCCGACGTTCGAATAGAGCCTGGCGATTGGCTGGTGGGCGATTCCGATGGAGTCGTTGCAATTCCAGTGGGCCGGGTCGAGGAAGTCGTCGCGATCGCCGAAGAAGTCGAAGCAGCCGAACAGGCAATCCTTGCCGCCGTTGATGCGGGAATGCGCCTGGACGAAGCCCGGCGCGCCGGTGGGTATCACGCGCTTCAGTCACGTGCGGTTTGATGCCGTCCGAACGGGCCTCGTTTCAATTCGAATGGCGAAAGTTGCTCCGGTCGCGAGAAGCGGCTCAATAGGATAATATTTGCACATTATACAATGATTGGATAAAAGGCCAAAAGGCAAAACCGGCCTGATTCGTGAAGGCCGTTTGCCAGAAGCCACAGGGCGCCAGCAAAGATGGCACCCGTGGCATGAACGGATCTGCGGAGAGGGATTGCCGGTGGCTACGAGCGTTTTTCCGACGACCAAAGAAGAGTATTTCGAGCAGCTGCGGCAGCCGCCGCTGCTGGCATGGCCAACGGCGCTCCTTTTTGTCGTGTCGATGCTGGGGATCGGTACCGTCTGGTATCTGGCGCTGACCGGGCAAATCGCGCTTTGGCAAGGCGCAATCGCCAACGGCCTGCTCACCTATCTGCTGTTCAGCGTTATCCACGATGCGTCGCATTGTTCGCTGTCGCGCGTCGGTTGGCTGAACGAATCGATCGGGGCGATCGGTCTGTTCTTTCTTTTTCCCTATGCGCCGATGGTTCTGTTGCGGTGGGTGCACAACAAGCATCACAGCTTCGCCAACGGCCCGATGGATCCGGATCGGTTTGAGCACGAAGCCCCGTGGTGGCAGGTGCCCTTCCGCTGGACGTTCTTCGACGGCGCCTACATCCATTATTTCATCAAGCATGGGCAATCGGTGCGCAAGCGGCACGGCATGCAGCTGATCGTCTTCTACACCTTCCTGGCGGTGCTGTTCGCCGGAGCGGTCTATTTCGGCTATGGGCTTGAGCTGTTGATGCTGTGGTTCGTCCCATCGCGCATCTCGCTGTTCATGATTGCTGTGGTGTTCGTCATTCTGCCGCACTATCCCGCCGTGGTCGCCCAGGACGAAGATCCCTACATGGCGACGACGATGCGGTTCGGGTTCGAATGGCTGCTGACCCCGGTGCTGGTCTATCAGAACTACCACCTGATCCATCACCTCTATCCGGAGATCCCCTTCTACCGGATGCACAAGGCCTATTACCTGCGCTACGACGAGATTAACGCGCAAGATATTCCGCGGCAGACCGCCTTCGGGCTGGCGCCGGAAAATATCGAAGCGCACCGGGCTTTCCGGCTGATGAAGGACGCGATGGCGGTTCCCGCCGAATAGGAGCGATTCTAGGGGGGGACCTATTGCCAGCGCCTTCTAGACGCCCAAATGGTAAAGATTTCGGACGTAACCGGATGCGGGGAAGGCTTGGTTGCGTTTCCAACGCCGTTTGCCGTCGAGATCGAAGCCAATTGGACGACCCGCAGGGATTTCTCCCCCGATTGTTATCCGTCAAACGTATAGTCCGGCTCCTTTTCGTACTGCGACTCAATGTGGGTCTGGAGTTTTCCGCCTTTCCCAGTTCCGGTGGGCTGGTTTCACCGGCTGAGTTTGCCAGCCTGATCGGGGGGGTATCCGCCACCGGCTTGCCTTTCTCGCCCAGCTTGATGACAGACGCATTCTGCGCGACCGTGGACTTCGGCGCTTTCATGGCGTAACTCCACGCCCAGCCAAGGATGTCAACGGCAGAAGACGCTAACCCAGAACGGTCCAAGATTCCGGGTGCAGATAATGCATCTGCACGCCGTCAATCGCGACGAAGCCTTCTTCGCGCGGAACGGTCAGAGTTTCAGTGAACCAGCCTGGCAGCGCCGACAAGTCCAGCGCCCATTCCGGCACAATATCGGTTATAGCCGATTCCATGAACTGCGATGCCTCGTCATGCCAGCATGAAGCGCGCGAGCTGATCGCACACATGGCGGAAACAAGCGCGCAGCTCGCACCACAGGTCGGGCAGTGACAGTTTGTCCAGCGCCACTTGCGAAGAAACAATGTGCGCGCCCGGGTTGTAATTCCAGTACCAGATTTCGCCTCGCGCTGCGGCTGAATCGATCAGCCTTGTATCACCGTTGAGCTGGTTCGAAAGCACGGGCCTGCCGGTCAAACTAATACTACAGTTGCATTTGAAGTCGCTTTCTTCGATGGCAGTGAGCCGCGACGGACTGGTGCATTCGCCGCCATCGGGACCATGCCCAGATTGCTGCGGGATGGGTCTTGGTTGCGAGGAGGAGCTTCGCGATGAGACGCCGGATTTCCGGTGTTGTGAGGAGGCCCTGAAGTAAGCGCATCATGCTGCCCGTCGGTCCGGACTCGTTTTGTCCCGTTTACTTGGGTCGCCGAGTTCGGGTTCGGCACGGATCCAGGCGGCGCGGCGCTGATCGGCGGCGAGCTTGGCGAGGAAGGCGGCAGCATGGCCACTCTTTGCGACAACGATGGCGTGCTTGTCGTGGACGAGACGGGGTTTGTGAAGAAGGGCGCGCATTCGGTTGGGGTGGCGCGGCAATATTCGGGAACGGCCGGGCGGATCGAGAACAGCCAGGTCGGCGTGTTTCTGGGCTATGCCAGTCGCTACGGTCACGCCCTGATCGATCGGCGGCTCTATCTCCCCCAGGCCTGGGCCGGGGACAGCGAACGTCGCCGAAAGGCGAGCGTGCCGGAGGATGTTGCCTTCTCCACCA
Coding sequences within:
- a CDS encoding sigma-54-dependent Fis family transcriptional regulator, translating into MKLLPGYADLTNRLRFSPEQGRIWRDSERCVLLSQSALTTLRSQLVAQIGQARARQLFWEMGFAEGARCAVEAKELRPDRDFLEAFAFGPQAHALTGFGWTEIETLDSDSASGHFRGSFLVHDAIEAAIHLATDGVSADPVCWLQTGFASGFASTFAGQPIVMREIECQGMGDAACLLHARPEAEWPELDDVENSAVPLAAPCRRSDSQEIVPGVSAGYHAVRNMIERAAGTDASLLFLGETGVGKEVFAKLAHRLSLRKDAPFVALNCAAIPEGLIEAELFGVAKGAYTSAVASRPGRFELAHGGTLFLDEISMLSPLAQSKVLRAIQEGEFERVGDTRTTRVDVRLLAASNVDLEQAVDEGNFRADLFFRLATLPIRVPPLRQRREDIPGLMEHFRAKYALRHHRKATGFTARSINALLMHDFPGNVRELERMVERAVLLVDEGEAIDIRHLFLGSDRGRIRAGLALTDDGRVAGTETGPDQTQSISQLVGLLRENGEGLKAVESMMVRAALEAARGNVAQAARDLGLTRRQLASRLEKMGL
- a CDS encoding NAD(P)/FAD-dependent oxidoreductase: MGENLVRSIAVVGANLAGGRAVEALRQSGFDGRIALIGEEPWRPYERPPLSKEVLWDPANVPDNFFLQDEAWYEDNRIDMRLGIRAEAIDLVSGGVRLAGGELVQADRILLATGGHARKLNLAGADCANVHYLRTRDDATRMALDLREGASIVIVGMGVIGAEVAASAVKLGCKVTVVEPMPVPMERALGRRFGQWLGDEHRKRGVTTHFNCGVTGFRFADNRVSAVETDDGTVIPCDAVIVGVGIVPATSLARDAGIEVNNGIIVDRRCQTSNPAIFAAGDVAEQDGFFGGRFRQETYQNAADQAQAAALAMLGQEVSYCKPMWYWSDQFDLNIQFCGQIPVEAEVAIRGEMDSNAFVAFFLAGETIEGVLTVNRAPDMGVGKRLVERRARASAASLADAGVSLRDLLRQAG
- a CDS encoding 1,6-dihydroxycyclohexa-2,4-diene-1-carboxylate dehydrogenase; the protein is MGERLDVTVLKRFHGKVAVVTGGAQGIGLATAKRLAAEGAAVVIADRASEAAEAAVGLLKADGCEAMAVAVDLEHCDGAVELYQAVIERFGRIDVAVHNVGGTIWAKPYWDYTPQEIIAEINRSLWPTLWCCHAVLPHMLAAGRGAIVNIGSVATRGVNRAPYAAAKGGVAALTAALSLELEASGIRVNCVAPGGVNVTRVTPRNPAPPTEADRVGFGQVMEQTLRDTPMARFGEPEELAAAICFFASDDASYITGQTLFVAGGGVG
- a CDS encoding dihydrodipicolinate synthase family protein — encoded protein: MAKTLLSAADVKGAWAIIPTPAKDNASDWRATKTVDLDETARVVNGLIDAGINGILSMGTLGEAATMTHDEKLDFMKALVDAAAGRVPVFVGTTCINTRDTVALTREALALGADGTMLGVPMWCAPSLDVAVQFYKDVAEAVPEMNIAIYANPEAFKFDFPRSFWAQVAEIPQVVTAKYIGVGNLLPDLAAIRGRIKLLPIDFDYYGAARMDDSIDAFWSSGAVCHPLVTTTLRDLVAKARASGDWSAAKAFMGRLGPTAAPLFPNGSFKEFSTYNIPLEKARMDAGGWMKAGPVRPPYHLCPEPYLAGARQSGQMWAELGKALEAEALGAAA
- a CDS encoding aromatic ring-hydroxylating dioxygenase subunit alpha, which produces MTETGLTWPKNFNEIPKAAFTRKDIYAEEMKRIFFGQEWHPVAHESELPNPGDFKTFRLAGVPLLIARDMEGVVRVFYNACSHRGNQLETAVMGNKTEFECPYHRWLFDAKGDLVGCPNHRDFLPGFDKSDYPLAQPRFDSFYGLIFVTLSAETETLREFLGDAQNTLRELMGGDGKLRLLGYQKVRYDSNWKSYTDNDGYHAPLLHQAFKLLNWQGGKGRQFAATKHGHICFESALSVVSGPTVLKDDSLIAFKGQDPAVGSRIVSLFPTFVSTKHLDVINLRFATPVDEETVEVHYAYFAHQDDDEDMVRHRLRQSSNLLGPCGLISMEDASIFHRIHIGNHTPGNAIFQKGVHDQSKLESEFLQNDESGNLPRWEYYRSVMGFERAEA
- a CDS encoding aromatic-ring-hydroxylating dioxygenase subunit beta, with translation MMQTDTALEAALDALLLADASALDGKDMQGWLANYSEEDEASYICRSAENSENGLALGFMYDDCRSRLEDRVTFVNNIWVGTFQDYRTRHFVQRVEYRRVDAATISVRSNFSVFMTPTDSGITQVLAAGQYLDTVRLDKAGGLKLLSRRAELDTSVLPRYLVYPI
- a CDS encoding amidohydrolase family protein is translated as MIIDAHAHLVAPAALYSHRSNLVVSGGQYGTSYRAQVPDRLLEESAEQNVRIMDAVGTDLQLLSPRPFLTLNGTARWNDIVDWTCDTNDMIARTIRMHPNRFRGVGALPQQAGRPVTSLFDEIERVVDELGFVGVLLNPDPSEGMNGSPPLGDPYWYPLYEKLCELDLPAHIHSGQCCNGRETYDEHFIAEEGLAITSIYRADVFDRFPDLKLMISHGGGPIPYQIGRWRSHREMARAQGRVAADAPQFDEILRKFWFDTVLHNPDSLALLFKTVGHDRCCFGTERPGSGDGIDPVSGRHYDDLKPVIEALPSLDQAALNGVFEGNARRLFSRLDV
- a CDS encoding RidA family protein, with translation MTRRSIEVEGLHHSGNPIPAASRVDRLVVTGGVYGLDPATGEVAVEAADQVRLTFWQLGRILAAAGACFDDVAKLTFYVKTKELRPTINEWWLTHFPDPYSRPARHMLVYDDLPGKILIQCEAMAIVPDDA